One genomic window of Solanum dulcamara chromosome 12, daSolDulc1.2, whole genome shotgun sequence includes the following:
- the LOC129877863 gene encoding protein SMAX1-LIKE 3-like produces MRTGGCTIQQALTTEATNIVKQAVTLAKRRGHAQVTPLHVANTMLSSSNGIFKTACLQSHSHPLQCKALELCFNVALNRLPASSSSPMLLGHQHQNHHHSQYPSISNALVAAFKRAQAHQRRGSLENQQQPVLAVKIELEQLIISILDDPSVSRVMREAGFDSTQVKTNVEQVVSLELCSQNPKEIINHNKVSHKKVVCVKDEDVMSVVESLMNKNRKNIVLVSESIDNLEGVIKGVMSKVEIKDVPEDLKEIKFISLPLLSFGNIQREEVDQRIGELTCLIKSLVKKGVVLYLGDLKWVADYRINYGERRIISYYCSVEHMIMEIGRLVCSFCENEKFWLVGIATFQSYMRCKSGNNSLESIWSLHPVTVPGGSLGLSLNPDSDTQIELRSKTFKGEFSCGEEKLQLTSYCNSDSTLSNLPSWLKDERPKKFYSTSNHHHHDQDCASVKDLHKKWNTTCHLPFWANRKTCETNSSTPNSASNSSDVIMEMEYSVPKFKEFNSENLNILSNALEEIVPWQKGIIIQEIVATILQCRSRMIRRKQKSLINEAKQETWLFFQGPDVHAKEKIARELANVVFGSYSNFLSIGLSNLCSNFRNKRSRDEQSWYIDEFGQAVSCNSHCVFYLEDLEEIDYCSLREIKKAIERGTITISSSGEEVSLDDAIIILSCENFGPKSSIACSPNVKQKIEEKTTSPNCVSLDLNLSIDDQFGSGDQDLSIDHDDDIGLLQSVDRCIFFQNSTTIVE; encoded by the exons ATGAGAACAGGAGGCTGTACAATACAACAAGCTCTAACAACAGAAGCAACAAATATTGTTAAACAAGCTGTTACACTAGCAAAACGTCGCGGCCATGCCCAAGTAACACCTCTTCATGTAGCAAACACCATGCTCTCATCATCAAATGGTATATTCAAAACAGCTTGTCTTCAATCTCATTCACATCCTCTCCAATGCAAAGCCCTAGAACTTTGCTTCAACGTGGCACTCAATCGTCTCCCTGCTTCATCTTCTAGTCCTATGTTATTGGGACATCaacatcaaaatcatcatcattCTCAGTATCCTTCTATTTCTAACGCGCTTGTTGCTGCATTCAAGCGAGCCCAAGCTCATCAAAGGCGGGGCTCGCTTGAGAATCAGCAACAACCAGTTTTAGCTGTGAAGATAGAACTTGAACAACTTATCATATCTATATTAGATGATCCTAGTGTTAGTAGAGTCATGAGGGAAGCTGGCTTTGATAGTACTCAAGTTAAAACAAATGTTGAACAAGTTGTTTCTTTAGAACTTTGCTCTCAAAATCctaaagaaataattaaccaTAACAAAGTGTCTCACAAAAAAGTTGTTTGTGTTAAAGATGAGGATGTGATGAGTGTAGTGGAAAGTTTAATGaacaaaaataggaaaaatattGTTTTGGTTAGTGAAAGTATTGATAATTTAGAAGGTGTGATTAAAGGGGTGATgagtaaagttgaaataaaagATGTGCCTGAAGATTTGAAGGAAATTAAGTTCATAAGTTTACCACTTTTGAGTTTTGGTAATATCCAAAGAGAAGAAGTTGACCAAAGAATAGGAGAGTTGACTTGTCTTATTAAGAGTTTAGTGAAAAAAGGAGTTGTTTTGTACTTAGGTGATCTTAAATGGGTTGCTGATTATAGAATTAATTATGGGGAAAGGAGAATTATTAGCTATTATTGTTCTGTGGAGCACATGATTATGGAAATTGGGAGATTGGTATGTAGTTTTTGTGAAAATGAGAAGTTTTGGCTTGTGGGAATTGCAACTTTTCAGAGTTATATGAGATGCAAAAGTGGTAATAATTCATTGGAATCTATTTGGAGTCTGCATCCTGTTACTGTACCTGGTGGAAGTTTGGGCCTCAGTCTCAACCCTGACag TGATACACAAATTGAACTTAGAAGTAAGACATTTAAAGGTGAATTCTCATGTGGAGAGGAGAAGCTGCAATTGACTAGCTATTGTAATAGTGACTCTACATTGTCAAATCTACCTTCATGGCTTAAAGATGAGAGGCCAAAGAAATTCTATAGCACTtctaatcatcatcatcatgatcAG GACTGTGCATCAGTCAAAGATCTACACAAGAAGTGGAACACAACATGCCATTTGCCATTTTGGGCCAATAGAAAAACATGTGAGACAAATTCTAGTACACCTAATTCTGCTTCTAATTCAAGTGATGTGATCATGGAGATGGAGTACTCTGTtccaaaatttaaagaattcaaTTCTGAAAACTTGAACATTTTGTCCAATGCATTAGAAGAAATTGTCCCATGGCAAAAGGGAATTATTATTCAAGAAATTGTTGCAACAATATTGCAATGCAGATCAAGAATgataagaagaaaacaaaagtCTTTAATCAATGAGGCAAAACAAGAAACTTGGTTATTTTTCCAAGGTCCTGATGTTCATGCCAAGGAGAAAATTGCTAGAGAATTGGCCAATGTTGTGTTTGGATCATACTCGAATTTCTTGTCGATTGGTCTAAGCAATCTTTGTTCTAATTTTAGGAACAAAAGGTCAAGAGATGAACAAAGTTGGTACATTGACGAATTTGGTCAGGCAGTTTCTTGTAATTCACATTGTGTTTTTTACTTGGAGGATTTGGAGGAAATTGATTATTGTTCACTAAGGGAAATCAAGAAAGCTATTGAAAGAGGAACAATTACTATTTCTTCAAGTGGTGAAGAAGTGAGTCTTGATGAtgctattattattttgagttgtGAGAATTTTGGTCCTAAGTCATCAATAGCTTGTTCACCTAATGTGAagcaaaaaattgaagaaaaaactaCAAGTCCAAATTGTGTTTCTTTGGATTTGAATCTCTCTATTGATGATCAATTTGGAAGTGGTGATCAAGATTTGTCAATTGATCATGATGATGATATTGGGCTTCTTCAAAGTGTTGACAGatgtatttttttccaaaattcaacaactATAGTAGAATAG
- the LOC129877810 gene encoding F-box/kelch-repeat protein At3g23880-like, producing the protein MNSNQFGQETILCSLLPGDIVIEILLRLPVKSLSRFKSVSKPFCSLIKNPNFISKHFEKISQETPRHILIMGRHHKTLQVTLRLINSLTIPRNVIPPPLHFDVPFGMTSEKTRIVGSANGLVCLNLNNHNGIAIVIWNPGIKTFKPVPKSPNISTLGKLTVMDLGFGYHPGNDDYMIVRLLNVATSRRKYEVEVYTLSTNSWRKLTCDGRVLLVIRPFWKPMAPGMIVVKGVAYWVGVEARNDEMCSVVVSLEMNSEELNFILPPIEHHGIVVDLREAITLRLFNLNESLALIYSTNLEKVDIWMNNGFDLWVLDEKINIWSRRFKIEPIQGFLLEAGFWENSKAMVAQERKEMCYDENGEYVYTKGETNLYLYDVIKGDFEIIENHELRAPFQGYSYLESLVDVNGGVHVAKEVDLTKFLDFDPLLF; encoded by the coding sequence ATGAATTCAAACCAATTTGGTCAAGAAACGATTCTTTGTTCCCTTCTTCCCGGGGACATTGTCATCGAAATTCTTTTGAGACTTCCAGTAAAATCTTTATCACGATTCAAATCCGTATCAAAACCCTTTTGTTCTTTAATCAAGAACCCTAATTTTATCTCCAAACATTTCGAGAAAATTAGCCAAGAAACACCACGCCATATCCTAATTATGGGTCGTCATCACAAAACTCTTCAAGTCACGTTACGTTTAATAAATTCTCTAACGATACCTCGCAATGTCATTCCACCTCCTCTACATTTCGACGTGCCATTTGGTATGACATCTGAAAAAACAAGAATCGTAGGCTCAGCCAACGGCTTAGTATGCTTGAATTTGAATAACCATAATGGTATCGCGATAGTTATATGGAATCCAGGTATAAAAACGTTCAAGCCAGTTCCAAAATCTCCAAATATATCAACCCTAGGTAAACTCACTGTAATGGATTTAGGGTTTGGTTATCACCCTGGAAACGACGATTACATGATTGTTAGACTCCTAAACGTTGCTACGTCTAGGAGGAAGTACGAGGTTGAAGTTTACACGTTGAGTACAAATTCCTGGAGAAAATTAACGTGTGATGGACGTGTTTTACTAGTGATACGACCATTCTGGAAGCCAATGGCTCCCGGGATGATCGTTGTAAAAGGGGTTGCTTATTGGGTAGGAGTTGAAGCTAGAAATGATGAAATGTGTAGTGTTGTTGTTTCTTTGGAAATGAATAGTGAggaattgaattttattttaccACCAATTGAACATCATGGCATTGTGGTTGACCTAAGGGAAGCAATAACATTGAGACTTTTTAATTTAAATGAATCATTGGCTTTGATTTATTCAACAAATCTTGAAAAAGTTGATATATGGATGAATAATGGATTTGATTTATGGGTGttagatgaaaaaataaatatttggaGTAGAAGATTTAAAATTGAACCTATTCAAGGGTTTTTATTAGAAGCTGGATTTTGGGAGAATTCTAAGGCAATGGTTGCACAAGAGAGAAAAGAAATGTGTTATGATGAAAATGGAGAATATGTTTATACAAAAGGTGAGacaaatttatatttgtatgatgttattaaaggtGATTTTGAGATTATTGAAAACCATGAGCTACGTGCACCATTTCAAGGTTATAGTTATTTGGAGAGTTTAGTGGATGTAAATGGAGGAGTTCATGTTGCAAAGGAGGTTGATTTGACAAAGTTTTTGGATTTTGATCCTTTACTTTTTTGA
- the LOC129876871 gene encoding cytokinin riboside 5'-monophosphate phosphoribohydrolase LOG7-like isoform X1, with the protein MEEVQSSKFNRICVFCGSSSGKKTSYQQAAIDLGKELVERRIDLVYGGGSVGLMGLVSQAVHDGGRHVLGVIPKTLMPRELTGETIGELREVSGMHQRKAEMARQADAFIALPGGYGTLEELLEVITWAQLGIHQKPVGLLNVEGYYNSLLSFIDKAVDEGFISPIARRIIVSAPTAKELIRELEEHVPEKDEIISKLIWEEEIQRYNYTPESSVPT; encoded by the exons atggaggaaGTTCAAAGTTCAAAGTTTAATAGAATTTGTGTGTTTTGTGGAAGCAGTTCTGGGAAAAAAACTAGTTATCAACAAGCTGCTATTGATTTAGGCAAAGAACTG GTGGAGAGAAGGATTGATTTAGTGTATGGAGGTGGAAGTGTGGGCTTGATGGGACTTGTTTCTCAGGCTGTTCATGATGGCGGGCGCCATGTTCTAGG GGTGATTCCAAAGACACTCATGCCTAGAGAG TTAACGGGAGAAACTATTGGAGAATTGAGAGAAGTGTCTGGTATGCACCAAAGGAAAGCTGAAATGGCCCGGCAAGCTGATGCTTTCATAGCCCTCCCTG gTGGCTATGGTACTCTTGAAGAACTTCTTGAAGTCATCACATGGGCTCAGCTTGGAATCCATCAGAAACCA GTGGGGCTGTTGAATGTTGAGGGTTACTATAATTCGCTGTTGTCTTTTATCGATAAGGCCGTTGATGAAGGCTTTATCTCTCCAATTGCACGTCGCATAATCGTGTCTGCTCCAACAGCCAAAGAGTTGATCAGAGAACTTGAG GAACATGTACCGGAGAAGGATGAAATAATATCGAAATTGATATGGGAGGAGGAAATTCAAAGATATAATTATACGCCCGAGTCCAGTGTTCCTACATAA
- the LOC129876871 gene encoding cytokinin riboside 5'-monophosphate phosphoribohydrolase LOG7-like isoform X2, which translates to MGLVSQAVHDGGRHVLGVIPKTLMPRELTGETIGELREVSGMHQRKAEMARQADAFIALPGGYGTLEELLEVITWAQLGIHQKPVGLLNVEGYYNSLLSFIDKAVDEGFISPIARRIIVSAPTAKELIRELEEHVPEKDEIISKLIWEEEIQRYNYTPESSVPT; encoded by the exons ATGGGACTTGTTTCTCAGGCTGTTCATGATGGCGGGCGCCATGTTCTAGG GGTGATTCCAAAGACACTCATGCCTAGAGAG TTAACGGGAGAAACTATTGGAGAATTGAGAGAAGTGTCTGGTATGCACCAAAGGAAAGCTGAAATGGCCCGGCAAGCTGATGCTTTCATAGCCCTCCCTG gTGGCTATGGTACTCTTGAAGAACTTCTTGAAGTCATCACATGGGCTCAGCTTGGAATCCATCAGAAACCA GTGGGGCTGTTGAATGTTGAGGGTTACTATAATTCGCTGTTGTCTTTTATCGATAAGGCCGTTGATGAAGGCTTTATCTCTCCAATTGCACGTCGCATAATCGTGTCTGCTCCAACAGCCAAAGAGTTGATCAGAGAACTTGAG GAACATGTACCGGAGAAGGATGAAATAATATCGAAATTGATATGGGAGGAGGAAATTCAAAGATATAATTATACGCCCGAGTCCAGTGTTCCTACATAA
- the LOC129876495 gene encoding NDR1/HIN1-like protein 3 yields MPEPNLNGAYYGPSIPPPTKTYHRSRGGGSCCNPCSCLFNCLCTCICQIIITLFIILGVIALVLWLVLRPNKVKFYVTDATLTQFDYSTTNNTLYYGLALNMTIRNPNKRVGIYYDSIEARAMYGGQRFASQNLEPFYQGHKNTSNLRPVFKGQSSVLLGDREKSNYINEKNSGVYEIEVKLNMRIRLKIGWIKTHKIKPKIECDFKVPLESNGGHGNFEETRCHLDW; encoded by the coding sequence ATGCCAGAACCTAACTTGAACGGAGCCTATTATGGCCCTTCAATTCCACCACCAACCAAAACCTACCACCGTAGCCGCGGCGGTGGCAGCTGTTGCAACCCATGTAGCTGTCTCTTCAATTGTCTCTGTACTTGTATTTGCCAAATAATCATCACCCTTTTTATCATCCTTGGAGTCATTGCATTAGTCCTGTGGCTTGTCTTACGTCCTAACAAAGTCAAATTCTATGTGACTGATGCCACGTTGACACAATTCGATTATTCAACCACGAACAACACCCTCTACTATGGTCTCGCCCTCAACATGACCATCAGGAACCCCAACAAGCGCGTTGGGATTTACTACGATTCGATCGAAGCAAGAGCTATGTATGGAGGCCAGAGATTTGCTAGTCAAAATTTGGAACCGTTTTATCAGGGTCACAAAAATACTAGCAATTTGCGTCCAGTGTTTAAAGGACAGAGTTCGGTTCTACTGGGAGATCGAGAGAAATCAAATTACATTAATGAGAAGAATTCAGGGGTTTATGAGATTGAAGTGAAGCTTAATATGCGTATTAGGCTTAAGATTGGTTGGATTAAAACTCACAAAATTAAGCCTAAAATTGAATGTGATTTTAAGGTTCCTTTGGAGTCAAATGGCGGACATGGTAATTTTGAGGAAACTAGATGTCATCTTGATTGGTAG
- the LOC129876859 gene encoding uncharacterized protein LOC129876859 translates to MYRKEWIFCTLFSFPIGVNQRSPNFALRLSLHLHHFSSSPFFSFLHGSIDHRTWYQSRSPIEDWSLSKRTRLAGETLGARRRRTVKKKLQKMGDLSQGERIVIEHGHPLYVHPSDTSGCVLAPVKLIGSENYGVWSRAMRISLLAKKKLGFVTGACKKESFDESLHEQWETVNAIVLSWIMNTVSESLLSGIVYASNAHLVWEDLKESFDKVNRVRTFQVHTAIANLKQGTNPVSMYFSKLKELWSEFDLIAPSPNCGCPKSKDYVEYLQEQRLMQFLSGLNESYDQAKRQILMKSNAPSVN, encoded by the coding sequence ATGTACAGGAAAGAATGGATATTTTGTACACTGTTTTCATTTCCAATTGGAGTAAATCAGAGGAGCCCTAATTTTGCTCTCCGCCtctctcttcatcttcatcaCTTCTCTTCATCTCCTTTCTTCTCATTCCTTCACGGTTCCATTGATCATcgaacatggtatcagagcaggtcaCCGATTGAAGACTGGAGCTTATCGAAGAGAACGAGATTAGCCGGAGAAACCTTAGGAGCTCGGAGGCGACGAACAGTGAAGAAGAAGCTGCAGAAAATGGGAGATCTTTCGCAAGGTGAAAGAATAGTCATAGAGCATGGCCATCCCTTGTATGTGCACCCATCGGACACTTCGGGATGTGTTCTAGCACCGGTGAAACTCATCGGATCTGAGAACTACGGAGTATGGAGCCGAGCTATGAGAATCTCGCTTCTGGCTAAGAAGAAGCTAGGGTTCGTAACTGGAGCGTGCAAGAAGGAATCGTTTGATGAATCTCTCCACGAACAATGGGAGACGGTGAACGCGATTGTGCTCTCGTGGATCATGAATACAGTGTCGGAGAGCTTGTTGAGTGGTATTGTATATGCATCAAATGCACATTTGGTTTGGGAGGACCTGAAGGAAAGCTTTGATAAGGTGAATCGAGTGCGAACATTTCAGGTACACACGGCCATTGCAAATCTTAAACAAGGAACTAACCCGGTGTCAATGTACTTCTCAAAATTGAAGGAGTTATGGAGTGAGTTTGATTTGATAGCCCCTTCTCCGAATTGTGGCTGTCCAAAGTCTAAGGATTATGTTGAGTACCTGCAAGAGCAGAGATTGATGCAATTTTTGAGTGGTCTGAACGAATCTTATGATCAAGCTAAGAGGCAGATTTTGATGAAGTCCAATGCACCATCTGTAAATTAG